The genomic region agaaaggcgtgtgtgtgtggaggaagaaaggcgtgtgtgtgtgtggaggaagaaaggcgtgtgtgtgtggaggaagaaaggcgtgtgtgtgtgtggaggaagaaaggcgtgtgtgtgtggaggaagaaaggcgtgtgtgtgtggaggaagaaaggcgtgtgtgtgtggaggaagaaaggcgtgtgtgtgtggaggaagaaaggcgtgtgtgtgtggaggaagaaaggcgtgtgtgtgtggaggaagaaaggcgtgtgtgtggaggaaggaATGTttgtttgtagctgctataacgaCACCACAGGAACTTTAAAagcaactataaatggataaacatACTCgttaatattaaaaacatcCTGATTGTTTTCAGATTGCTGTAGTGGAAGACGAATCGTTTATCGCACCGCTCtgtagttgattattttcccacaaCAGCAGGCAGTGTAAAGTTTTATTTCTCATGTAAACGGAATACTTTCacatatttttcacattttctttataAGTCTTCATGCCATGACACACTTTTGCAGCGGTCTTCAAGCGTCCAGAAGCGTCCCAGATGCTGTTCTCTGAGGAGAAATGTGGGAAGCCGTTGCCTTTGACGCTTATCTGCGATAATTTGCGGGATCCGGGGAACCTGGGTGTGACGTTGCGCTGTGCCGCCGCCGCAGGATGCCACAGTGTGCTGCTCACTACAGGTTTGAGCCCAGTGTGTAATAACATCTTATAGATTTTGATATTTCATGTATGAACTATGTGAATCCTCTGATCGTTTCTCATCTGCGACAGGTTGTGTGGATGTCTGGGAGCCCAAGGTTCTCCGTGCCGCCCTGGGCGCCCACTTTCGCCTTCCCATAATCCCAAGTCTGTCCTGGTCCGATATCCAGACTCGCCTTCCTCCCAACACGACTGTCCACGTAGCTGACAACTCCACTGGCTCCGAGACCGAACTGGAACTTGCAGGAGCACCTCAGCAGGCAAAAAAAGCCGGAGACTACGGATGGACGAGTAGCCGGAACATCTCCAGGAAAACTTATTATGAAGATGAGTATGAAGAGGATGAAGTTGGCGTAGCTAGGCAGGAGACAGGCCCGGTTTTAGAGACCCAGCCTTATCATACGAGTTGGACCGGCAGCCATACGGCCGTGGTGATTGGTGGAGAGACTCACGGTTTGAGCCAGGAAGCCTTGCGGTTGGCTGAGGAGACGAGGGGGCGGAGATTATTGATCCCCATGGTCCGAGGAGTGGACAGTCTGAATGCGGCCATGGCTGCGAGCGTGCTGCTGTTTGAGGGAAGGAGACAGCTGAGGGAGAGCTGAAAGGACACGATTAACatggacagaaaagaaaatgtgaccGATTCGAATTCTCGGACAATGCTTACACAAACATCGTCGTCCTGATGtgttagcgtttctatagtaacagctgctTCACAAGGACTTGCATGGAAAACATGACAGGGTGAAGTTTTCTATAAGGGGGAATATTTATgcaaagagtctccagtgtgaatgCTGCCATTTTTCCACTTTCAAGAGAGAAGACTTTGTGCTTTGTGCCCAGTGACtttaaatggacaaaaagtGCCGTGtatcattttataataaataaaaacagtaattaTTTGTATATGATGAATGTAACAGGAgctctgttgtgttttattcctcaggGGCTAGTGAATGAAACTCAAACCTAAACCTAAAAATCCTCTAGAATTTagtgtatttataaaaataataaataatgatctatgatgaattattaattatctATCCATTCATGTTTCCCATGAGGATCTTACAGACTCTTTcggacccccccccccccctttcttcAGTGGTTAAATGATGCTGATTTGTTACGACACGGTTTGTGCGAGCTGTTAATCTCCACCCCGTCTTTCATCTCTCAGTTGACGCTGACGTTGATGTTGACGTTACTCGGCACGTCACCGCAGAGCGCCAGCGTCTGTTAATGGCAGACGAGAGACGCGGGATCTGGGTTCAAAACTGACATGTTATAAATTCTTGAAGGTTATAGCTGTGATAATGCACTATGATGAGCTTTGAAGTAGTcggtatcactgtgtgtgtgtgttagttactgAGCATCAGGCTTCTAAACTGGTGTGTAGTTCAAGACATTGAGATGTTTTATAGAATAGATTTGAAATTATCTTTAATTTCtaatacttttaatagatataaaaatttattttttcattttaattcaatctGAACAGAAACTATATTTtccaacatttttttaatcacacatGATTTTCTCTGCTCATAGGAAACCtagtatatgaatataaaaataacttattaattctattatattaatatatacagtgtatatatttatattaaatataaaacgaGTATATTTTGTATTCGtatactaatttatttattagattaatagtatacaaataaaaatattaaataaaaatatttattcattaatctatttttctatttatctattttctctttattttattattttattaaattaatatatgaaatattatttaatctaataatatattttattttatttttgtgtgcaCTTTGTGTAACATTTCGCAACATTTCCGACTCCACTAGATGGCGCAAGTGTCCTAAGATTCACACTAGGTGTCCTGGTTTCTCAGCTTGCTCATTACTACCCTACTCTTTTAACACAATCCTctttaaatgatataaataaatgaccatATCATCTAAAATTGCCCCGGAAAGTCTCATTAAACACATGCAGAGGTTATTATCGCCTTCCTGTTTTGTACTCCATTGAAGACCAGAACTAGAGTCCTAGCTCTTGACGTGGTGCTCTGTTACTCATGAATGCATTTCATTCGAATCAAAACTTGTACACAAGGACGAAGGACTCATTAAAAAAGCGTTTACGATTACATTCCTGCCTCACTGTTAAGTCTTGAGCGGCGGTGAATAGTGTTAAAATGTAATCCTGATGAGAACGCTGACCCGGGTGTTGATTAGGCCGGAGTGAAGGGCTCATTATTACACTCATTATCAACTCTACTGATTCACCGAAGACATTTCCTGGAGTTTTGTTTAAGCAACAGGATGGACACTAGGATACACACAAAAGTGCGACCCAAACTGGTCTGGATTATCGGtcataaaaagaaattaaatccATGCAAGATGCTGAGACGAAGCCGATATACgcttatattgccaaaggttttgggacaccccttaaggaactcttaatgcttcagcataccaagacattttggacaatttcatcctcccaactttgtgggaacagtttggggatgaccccttcctgttccaacatgactgcacaccagtgcacaaagcaaagtccataaagacatggatgagcgagtttggtgtggaggaacttcacagagtcctgacctcaacctgatagaacacctttgctgatgaattagagcggagactgtgagacagaccttctcatccaacatcagtgtgtgacctcacaaatgcgcttctagagaggaatggtcaaaaattcccataaacacactccttaaccatgtggaaagccttcccagaagagttgaagctgttctagctgcaaaggacggtacaactccatattatatccatgtgcatgtacaggcaggcgtcccaaaacttttggcaacatagtgtatttgTCTATGTCGCTGCTGTGTACGGATCAGGCGAATATTCTCCAGCTTAATTAATATTCTTCAAAGTTGAATGATTTCCACTTAATATTAATTGCTTTTGTATAACAATAAGAAGCGCTACAGAAATTGATGACACTAATTTGTTTGGTGCTCAGACCCGAACCGGAGCACTGGGCATCGCTACAGATTACTCAGATGTGACTAtggataattaaaaaaaacactgagagaacagccACCCAACCTTTCACTCGGTACTGATGAGAGCCTAAAAATAGCATCAggccaaagagagagagagagaggggaagctTTTGACGTCAGCACTGCGCCGATTCTCTCATAGATGTGGTTTGGTAGAGGTGCTTTTCCGAAAAGATTCTTTTTGACCTACACATACGCAGTAAAGCTTCCTGCCTTCATCGTTGCCTCTTGTGCTTGCCGcctggtgtttttatttcattttttgccCTTTTGTGTTATTGCTTTTGCTTTCTAGAACCATCTACGCTTATGATCACAGCACAGACATTGTCTATGCTTCACATTACTCCTCTTGTGATCATGGTGATGACAAAAGgacttatttttttcccctagccATATGCTGTCAGTCTGAGCTCTCTGGTTGGTCACTAATTTGCATCTCAACCTACATAGTAACcgcataaataaacaaatgtccTGTTTATGTTAAAATACTAAATGTGCACTTCTACTGAACGGAACAAAATTTATTCCTTAATTTGATCACTTGCTAATTAACACCCGTCTATCACACGACTGCTGCTGTCGCTGCATCACAGAGAAGAGTAACACAAGCAGAGGCAAGCGCAgactgccctcttccacatacatgagcccTCACATGAtctagtgttgctgtgattgacagtagagagaaagatagtGATTAAGATCCCCTGCAATCAGGAAGAGCGGCCAATTCGGTTCACTACGATCCACAGCAGCGTCAAGAATCGAAACGTTAAAGCCAATCCAAACACCAGTCCTACAATTACATCAATTTAAAGTTACATATTAAGGCAACTGTAATTCATATTCGTTCCCGGTTTGCTTTCATACACCGTATCACCATCTTTAATGCTGCTGATGTTCAATAGAGGCAACTTTGAGGATGTTCGGAGTCTTTTACTGGAAAAGATGCATGTAGTATACCCTAATGCTGGTCCTTTTACTGGGAAAGGATGCATGTAGTATACCCTAATGCTGGTCCTTAAAGTCCACTACATTCACATTAAAACTGTAAAAGCTTAAAAGTAACAACCCTTGTGATATATAAGTCCAGTTAAGTGTTtgcttgtgttgtttttctttcccctAAGAGTGTGGGATGAGTTATAATGCTCGCAGTAGGCTTAATGCAGCCTTAAACTAATTGTGATTCTTTCACAGTAGTTTGAGTGGTTTATGAGTGGCATGTTTTGAACTCTGAGTGGGTGTattgaagaataaataaataaataaataaataaataacaagtaTGCATGACATGCCTGGAGGAATATGAAGATTCTCTTGTACTTGGTCATCAGCAGGGAGTGAGTGGTATGTGTTGCAGCATGAGAAACAACAAACTCGCGTACACAACCTTCGCAAACACCTCTGGGCTTGATATCGATCTTGCATTACAAGATGTTCACttgcaacaacacacacacacacacacacacacaaaatagacaactgtatattttattcataaaccAGGTCACCGTGGATGGTTTGGAAACCTCAATTTCCTTTTGCAACCTTTCACTCTCGTCTCTCGTGAGACGTGTGGGAGGTTGAAGTGTAGCAAGAATCGCTTTGCTAGAAGTATCACCCCAAATAACTGGTCTTCACAAGGGAATACAAGAGTATCAGACAGCATTGgctcatttaaagaaaaaaagagagagaaattttaaGGTTATACAAGGGATAGAAGTGTACAGTCTTTGTTACATGTACAGAGATCCTTGGAGATTTGAACACATTGATTTGCAGGCCTTCCATTTAAGTGTAAAGAAATACATGCACCAAGGACTTGCTTTAATTAAGGAAGAAATTGGTAACCAGGCAATGCATTAAGTCACACTGCCGCCTCATGTCTCAAAGGTTCCTCGTATTGATACTGAGCTTTGTAGAGTTTGTACGTGTTCCCCATATCTGTAAATTGGCCCTAGTTTTTGTGATCCTGACCAGGTTAAAGCGATTACTGAAGACAAACGAATGGTAAAATTGGTCAAACTGCTACTATGTGGTCAGTAGCAAAAACACCAGTTGCGTGATGTTTCTAAGAAATGGGAAAAAAGCAAGGATATCTGTCTGACATGATGTTTACagcaggtaggtaggtagatagatagatagatagatagatagatagatagatagatagatagatagatagatagatagatagatagatagatagatacaactttcagtagtatccacaaacataggtaataaggtatgcaataaatactaaaaaaatactaaatactaaaattTTAAAGGTAATAAGGTTTAAGAGTCTTTTAAAGGGTCCTGTGCAAATCAGAGAGTCTTGTGTTAAGGTGCATAGTGGACAGTACTGACAATGACCCCCCTCCCCAAGCCTCCCATATCGAGTGGAATTAAAGAGTCCACACAAGAATTCGGAAATAAATGTTCATAAGGAATGAATGTTGTGCTTTATTCCGCGAATAAATTTGGATTACTAGATCATTCAGATTGCAATGCTGGTCCTCGAGACAACATTTATATGGACTGACATTTGAATGGCAGGACTGTAGAAAAAAGGATTTTTGGCCACTCTCACTTGGCACAGACCTCAGGCTGGTATTTGCTGCCTTGCGTCACACTGATGTCTCACCATCGTGACGCAAGAGAGCACTAGAGCTCAGTGAGATCTTCAGCTCTGTGCCGACTCAAATCAATGGGCATTAACTGCTGAGACGATAGGAGAAGATAATGCCTGGGGTCATCAGCTTTTTTAGCCTCCTGTATCCACGGTCCTTGACTACTATTTAAGGTTGCCACAGATCACTTCTCGGTGCAAGAAAATGGTCTGTTTATGTCATTCTTTCGCACTTGAAAAGCATTTCTAAGGCTACAGTTGCTATggtgcctttttttcccctctgcacATGTGGTTTTCTTCGCTGTTGCTAGCTCTCATATGACTTTTCCAGCACGTTTGATTTTACTTGCAATACACGGATCATTAAAACGTCCACTGCAAGTCGTCTGTTAATAGGGATGATGAGGGCATCTGCGTTACATCAGAGAGTTCAAGCTCCTATAAAGCAATTAGTCTAATTAGGTTTCAAATGACTGGTTTGCTTGGTGAGAGAGACTTCACAGATTTAAGCGGTGGTTTTAAGATCAGAATGCGTTAGCACAAAGAGTATTAATCGACTTggttcaattaaaaataatttaaaattccAAGCACTTTTAAACCCACGGGGTTGCATCGGAGCGGTTCGTGAGTCATATTAACTTTGGAAAGCTGAGATTTATAATAATGTCAGAGCTAGTTTTGAATGTTTTTGGGGAATAGTAAAATGCTTAAACAGGGGTGTGAGCAGATCTTTATCTACAGAGGGGTTGCCAGGTTAAATTTAATGATTACTTTGAGGTGAGGCAAAATACTTTTTAATAACGACACAGTGTGTGGCCTCTTTGCCTGTGTATAGCCTGTGTAAGATCCCAGCCTTAAGATCGTCATCTTGTGCAGATGTCCATCATGGTGTTGCTCCAAAATCAATAACCCATGACAACTGGCAGTGTATCTAACATGTAAAAACTGGATACacgttttgttttgtcttttgttctgtctttttgtcttgttttgtatATTGACTATACAGCCTTGGACTAGCTAATGAGTACTGGTCCACAAGCATTTATTTGCGATGAGGGCAAAGGTGAGGTGAGAAGGCAAGACCCAGAAGAGTGTTCAAAGGTCAGTCATGGCACCCCTTGCCCACCCCTTAGCTCCACCCACGCTCATGAACCTCGATCTCCACTCAGACTCACAAAAGGCTGGGGAAATACCTGTGTAGACATGCAAGTCATGTAATCTAGAGTGGGTTCACCTGTTTGATTTGTGTCATCACTGACCACTGTAAGTCACTGTAATGACCGGAGCTTAACCTGTGTCACGTGTGTAGTACAGTAAATTAGTTAGGAAAGAAAATGAGCCAAGCATATAACGTttcataattatatatatatatatatatagcatgaCGGTGTGGGAGTGACAGAGTCCCCGGTGCTGACTTCAGAGTTCTCTCAAGAATGAGTAACCGAGCCTCCGCCGAACGCTGATTGGTTGATGAGAATCGAACCTGGGAATTGATTGGACAGACCTACGGCTCGGCGCAGTTGATTGGTCGCCCGTAGTTGCGCGCAGAGCATCGGGAGTGTGTCATTAACTTTCGGTGGTTACCTGTGATTGAGGAAACCGGCTTTGAGAGGATGTTGGGCGGGAAAGTGTTGCAGTGACAGGCGCGCGCTCCGACAGAGCACGAGAACCAGGGACACTTTTTTGcagctgggtacacacacacacacacactcgcgcgcgcGCTTGCGGACGCatacaaacacgcacgcacacacacacacgcataagcACACGCGGACCAGGATGGCGAAAGAGATACGAGAGAAAGGTaagatgtatatattttttgctgtCTAGACATTCACGAGCGTTTGAGTTGAAAAGCTTCACGTGCACCGATGACAGACACGGTGTTTAATGGCGGGGACTGCTGGAATGCCCCGGTGTGTTTTACGGGCACCGATGTTACACAGGGTGACGCACTGACATTTCAGCCAAGCCCGTGTGAGGAGGCATA from Hemibagrus wyckioides isolate EC202008001 linkage group LG18, SWU_Hwy_1.0, whole genome shotgun sequence harbors:
- the mrm3b gene encoding rRNA methyltransferase 3B, mitochondrial → MATLMRCTRSVCTILEPALNLRISNRYVRSVRRRPPATSSPEEDSINLKSGVKNEQIEGAERLEHACCPSTLESMSDGNLRDACQKHRDKTRKVSESHREKTTSKRPSPALISKLQSFHQMGSLRYEKAQPDDKKVSRLIHLARSKKLREQQGKILLEGRRLISEALEAGASPLTVFFSVLERLQELPVNKLAQASLVKVKLEDVRIWPDLKAEVDMIAVFKRPEASQMLFSEEKCGKPLPLTLICDNLRDPGNLGVTLRCAAAAGCHSVLLTTGCVDVWEPKVLRAALGAHFRLPIIPSLSWSDIQTRLPPNTTVHVADNSTGSETELELAGAPQQAKKAGDYGWTSSRNISRKTYYEDEYEEDEVGVARQETGPVLETQPYHTSWTGSHTAVVIGGETHGLSQEALRLAEETRGRRLLIPMVRGVDSLNAAMAASVLLFEGRRQLRES